Sequence from the Christiangramia fulva genome:
AGACTTCGCAAGACTGGCCGGTTTTGCTCCTGCCGGGGTTATTGTGGAGATCATGAACGAAGACGGAACCATGGCAAGGCTCCCTCAACTGATAGAAGTAGCCAGGAAATTCGATCTCAAAATCGTTTCGATAGAAGATCTTATTGCCTACCGAATGCAACACGACTCCCTGATCGAGAAAAAGGAAGATTTTGAAGTGAAGACACGATTTGGTGAATTTCGCCTTCGTGCTTACCGGCAAACAACAAACTCCCAGATTCATATTGCACTTACCAAAGGAAACTGGAAACCTAATGAAGAAGTTCTGGTTCGTGTAAATTCTACACAGGTTAATAATGATATTCTCGGAACCCTCACCAATGATGCCGATAAAAAGCTTGACAGTATGTTCAGGGCGATCAATGAAGAAGGCCGTGGTGCTATTGTTTTTATAAATCCTGAATCTCAATCTCAGAACCTTTTGCATCGCCTTTCCCAATTGAAAGAGAATCAGAAACAAGGAGAATTAAAAGCTCCTCCGGTACAAATGGACAATAAAGACTTTGGAATTGGGGCGCAGATACTTCACGACCTGGAAATACATAAAATTCGCCTGCTGTCTAACAGTCGGCAAAAAAAACGTGTGGGAATGATTGGCTACGGCCTGGAAATAACCGATTACGTTACCTATTAATCAATTTCAATAATAACTTCTTCCAAAGGCCTTCGTACTTTTTTCATGCTGGAGAACATATCGTCTTTAGCCCTGTAACCCACGGGGAGCACTAATACCGATTGGAGATTTTTCTCATCAAGTTTTAAAAACTCGTCATATTTCTCCGGTTCAAAACCTTCCATTGGGCATGCATCTATCTCTTCGGTAGCGCAAACGGTTAGCAGGGTTCCCAGTGCCAGATAAGCCTGATTCACCGCCCAGGCTTCGATCTCTTCCTTGGCCTTTGCCTTAAAATCATTTACCAGAAAATCCTGAAAAGGTCCCAGAATTTCTTCGGGAGTCTCCCTCACATGTTTTACGCGATTGAAATAATCTTTGATGAACTGCTCGCCTACTTCCTTTTCAATACAAATCACCAGCACATGAGAAGCGGTATCTATCTGTTTTTGGCCAAAAGAAAAATCCTTCAATTTCTTTTGGATCGCTTTATTGGAAATAACAATCATTTTAAGGGGCTGCAAGCCATAAGAAGTGGCTGTAAGGTTGAAAGTATGTTTTAAAACATCCAGCTTTTCAGCAGGTAGCATTTTATCCCGATCGAATTTTTTAGTTGCATAACGCCATTTTAAAGCTCTAAGATTGCTCATAAACCTAAATTCCTTTTATTTACAAATTTACACAATGCCATAGCATCGCCCGGCGTTATGGCATAAATTATCTTAATACATCCAATTATTATGGTTATCTTCGGCTGTAAATCGGCATAATTACTATGAAAAGGCTAAAAAAATTTATCCTCTCTTTTGTAATAGGTCTGGTGCTGGTTATTTTCGCTGTTCTCGCGGTGGAAACGATTTTTGTGCGGCAGACGGCTCCTTTGATTTACAATGATATAACGGAAGTTCCTTCAGCTAATACAGTGATAATTTTGGGGGCCAGTGTTCACGCCAATGGCCGACTTTCTCCTATTCTTAAGGATCGGGTAGATACTGCGATCAGACTCTACGAAGCAGGAAAAGTAAAAAATTTCCTGGTCACCGGGGACCATCGCAGCGACGATTACAATGAGGTAGCAGCCATGGTGAATTATCTTGAAGAAAGGGGTATTCCCGGCAGCGATATCACTGCCGATCATGCCGGTTTAGATACCTATGACAGCATGTACCGGGCAGGTAAACTCTTTGGAGTAAAAAATGCCATTGTAGTGACTCAACGATTTCACCTTCCCAGAGCGCTTTACATAGCTTCTCATCTTGGTCTTAATTATAATGGCTTTGTGGCCAACCAACATGCTTATACCACCGATAACCGCCTGAAGCAACGAGAAAAACTCGCTAATTTTAAAGCCCTCTGGGAGGTAGCCATTCATAAAGAACCAACTACCTTAGCTCCAAGGCTCCAGAAAGATGAAAATGAATAATTTAACTTCATTTTAGTTATCTTAGTAGGAGACTAACTTTTAAACCTTCTATTATGTTACAATGGATTGCCCACATACTGGTAGACGCCATAGTGCTTCTAATTATGGCCAGGCTTCTCTCCAGCGTTGAACTTAAAGGCTTCAAATCGGCTGTTATAGTGGCTTTTATTATAGGAATTCTCAGCTTTTTATTAAGCTGGCTCCTTACCGCTATCCTAAATTTTGCTACCCTCGGAATATTTTACTTTTTAGGAATTGGTTTTGTTACTCGTGTGATCGCCTATGCCATTATTATTGAAATCGCAGATAAAATAAGTTCCGATTTTAAAATCCACGGGTTCTGGTCTTCGGTATGGCTGGCGATAATCATGAGTATCTTCAGCGGTCTCGTAGATGCCATTCTTTTCCAGAGTGCTACTTTGTAAGATTATTTAAAAGAAGCTTCTTAAGCAAGGTTTATATAGGAAAATCTTATCCATAGAAAATTTATTTTTTTCGATGCTCTTCAGTGGCTTTCAAAAAATAACAGTCTTTTAAACCTATTCCGCTGTTATTGCCTTATTTTTGGGGCTTCAAAAAAACACCTATGATCAAGCTGATTGTGACCGATATGGACGGCACTCTTTTAAACGATAAGCATCAACTGCCTCCCGGCTTTTGGGAAGCAGAGAAAAAACTTACCGATAACGGCATTCTTTTTTCTATCGCCAGTGGCCGACAGTTTTACAATCTCGAGATGACTGTAGAAAGGATAAAAGATCGTACGATGTTCTTTGCAGAAAATGGGACCTATGTTTATCATAAAGGAAAAGAGCTTTATGTGAATCCGCTGGAACGAGAAGCGGCCATGGGTTTTATCAAAATGGGACGAAAACTGGAGCATACCAACCTGGTTTTATGCGGAAAGGAATCGGCTTATGTGGAAAGCGATGATAAGGAATTTATAGCTGAGGTTTCGCAATTTTATGAAAGACTTAAAATTGTTAAGGATCTTACCAATGTTAACGACACTATTTTGAAGGTGACCTTGTGCAATTTTAATGGAGTGGAAGATAATACCTATCCGCATTTTGTGAATTATACCGACAGGTACAAAGTTGCGGTGGCGGCAAAAGTCTATATTGATATTACCGCGCTTGATGCCAATAAAGGAAACGCCATTAAAGGCGTGCAGCAGGAACTGGGAATTTCTCCCGATGAAACCCTCGTATTTGGCGATTATTTGAATGATCTTGAAATGATGAAGGTCGCCACCCACAGTTACGCGATGAAAAATGCACACCGCGACATCAAAGACGTGAGCAAACATATTACCGAGTTCGATAATAACGAGAACGGTGTGCTCAAAACTATTGAAGCTTTAGGTCTGCTGGACGGTTAATTTCCTCTTACAATAATGTTGGTCTTATCAAGCCCGGTATTTCCCGTGCTGGGATCAAAAGCATATACCATTACTTCGTAAAGTCCGGGAGCCAGTTTGGTTTCTGCGGAAAAAGTGCTGGATTTTTCAGTTTGTTTTAAGGCAACTTCAGAAGTTTTCCCGTCTTCACCGGTAATTCGGGCCTTGATCTCATATTCTGAAGCATCCCAAATCCCTCCATCTGTTACCGGACAACCACACATCATGACAATATTGGCCTTTATCTCTATTTTTTCTTCAGCAGAAATTACTTCATGGGTTTGAGGCGAAAGAATATCTACCACAAATCCCGGAATTTCCAGCACTATGCCGTCTCCCAAAATATCTTTCCCCGGAATCACCCAAAACTGTGTGCTACTCTTTATGGTTGCCTGTTTTTTATTAAAGGGCGCATAAGCTTCAACTGTTACAAATAGAGGTTCCCTGATATCTAAATGAGCAAGAAAACCGGCAGTGTTTTCATCGGAAAGGGTTACATGCCTTTTCCAGTCTTCTTTCATGATCCTGTCAGTATTTCCGGTGCCGCCGCTTGTAATTCCCTGGTCCAGAATTTCCCCGGTCAGGTTATTTCTAACAATGATCTTTGCTCCGCCGATGGAAGAACCGATAAATTTGGCATCTTTAGCCTTTGCCCGTATCATTACAGAAGTTTCTTGGGCAGTGATGCCCTGTACAATAAGTAGAGCAAAAAAACTTAAAACAATTCGGAAGTGATTTTTCATGAGAGAGGGTTTTTCTGCTAATTTACAGAAATAGTATCATTTGCTGAACTTGCCAACAGGCTTTCGCCCGGTTCAGGATTTGGAAAATTTCGCGGATCATTCTGATAGCTGTTGAGATATTCCCGAAGGGAATCGATCTCGGTATCATTCAGATCATTAGCTTTCATATCACTGGCAAGATCATACCAGGGTTTATCGGCTGAAAAATCATATTTTCCAAATACTATAAATGGGGTCCCATTCTTTTGAATTCTGCCTTCTTCAAGCTGCCACATTTCTGCCCAGTCATAAATGAATTTTGCATCGGCCTGTCTCATCCTCACGCAACCGTGACTGGCCGGATAGCCGGGAAGAGAATATTCATGGGTGCCAATACCTTCCTTATTCATAAAATTGAAATAATAAGGCATGATCCAGGAAGGATCTATGGTACTGATCTTACGCTTTGCCTTATAATTCCCATAATTCAGGCCGCTGGGAGTTTGAGTGGATCCTTTGCCGGTACTCACGGGTCCCCACCTAAGAAGATATCCATTCTCGTACAATGCGAAAGCCTGGATTCGCTGTGCTATAAGTACACTTTTTGGTACACACGCAATTTCCGGCAAATATTGTGGAAATGGGCTGTAACTATTGAAATTAGATGCCGCGCAATCGGGAATTATCAGTTTTTGACCTATTCTCAGCCGGTTTTTATCAATACGATTGAGAGCAAGAATGTTCTCTAATTCATCCTGAGAATAGGAACTGAAAAGGCTGTCTATTGCCGCGGCACTTTCTAAAGAATCCAAATGATATTTTATTTCGGGACGATATAGTTTTGCTTCAGTTTTTATAATGGGGTTACGCACCCTGGCGGAACTATCCACCATGGAATCTGTGATCTTCGGATTTGGGTTACAACCTGCCAGTAAGAATCCAATTCCGGCCATTAAGAAGTACAAAAATTTATCGATGCGCATCGCCATAGTAGTTTTGTATGAAATTACATACAATGCAGGATAAATGCTGCTAATAGAGCGTTAATCCTGTGTTGAAGAAATGATAATTAACTGTTTTTAAGAACTTTTTATTAACAATTGGGTTCCAGAATCGAGAAAAGTTTTCTTATTAAAGCTTTTAAAATTTTATAATTTGTAATTTTCTGAAAAACCAGCCATTATGGATAATAGAAGGACATTTTTAAAGAAATCGGGGCTTTTCCTTACAGCCTCCCTCCTGCCCTTTCCGTATTACAAATTCAGAAGATCTTCAGAAAAACTCGGAGTGGCCTTGCTCGGACTTGGAAATTACAGTACCGGCCTCCTCGCGCCGGCACTTCAGCAAACTGAAAATTGTGAATTAAGAGGGATCATAACGGGCAGCCCTGAGAAAATTCCTCTCTGGCAGAAGAAATATGGCATCAAAGACCGCAATGTGTATAATTATGAAAATATGCACCAGCTTGCCAATAATGAGGAAATTGACGTCGTCTACGTGGTGACTCCAAATAGTCTGCATCCCAAATATGCCGTCATCGCTGCAAACGCCGGCAAACATATTTGGTGTGAAAAACCCATGGCACGCACTTCCAGAGGTTGCCGCGAGATCATCGAGGCCTGTAATAAGAACAATAGGAAGCTTTCCATAGGCTATCGTATGCAGCACGAGAAGAATACAAAACAAATTATGGAATGGGCGAAAACCAAACCCTATGGTTCCATTCAAAAACTCACGGCCGATGCAGGTTTTTATGGTGGCAGCAATCTCACACCCTGGCGTCTTGAAAAAGAAATGGGAGGTGGCGCGATCTATGATATGGGCGTATACTGCATCAACGGCGCTCGCTATTCCACAAACCTGGAACCCGTCGCTTTGTCGGCTACACAGTCTACCACCCGTCCAAATATGTTTGATGAAGTTGATGAAACTACCAAATTTACACTGGAATTTCCGAACGGTATTACTGCCCATTGTAAGACAAGTTTCGGAGAAAACATTAACAGGCTAGAAGTGACCTGCGAAAACGGCTGGTATTATCTCGATCCCATGCAATCGTATTCCGGAGTACAGGGGAAAACCAGCGACGGAAAAATATTAAGGCCCATGCAAAAGATGCAGCAGGCGGTTCAGATGGATGATGATGCCCTGGCGATCCTCAATGGCAAACCAGTAATGGTTCCCAGTGAAGAAGGTCTTAAAGATGTGATCATCGTTGAAAAAATAAATGAATCAGCCGCGAAAGGAGGAAAAAGAATGCTTTTATAAAGTAAAAAACCACCTGTAGTTTCAAAATTTATCAATTTTAATCGTAATATTGCAATATATTTATTAAGCAATGGGAGTTACTAAAACAGACTTATTTACCGATCAACAGAACGAATTCGCCCGAATGGCGAAAGCCCTGGCCCACCCCGCAAGAGTAGCCATCATTCAGCATCTTCTCAAAGCCAGCCAGTGCATCAATGGGCATCTTGTTGACAAACTCGGCCTGGCACAGGCGACGATCAGTCAGCACCTGAAAGAATTAAAGGACGCCGGCCTGGTACAGGGCACGATCGAAGGGGTCTCGGTAAATTATTGTATTCATCCCGAAAACTGGAAAAAGGCCGGGAAGTTATTTGTCGGACTCTTTGAGCAGTATAAGGAAATTCCGAAGAGCGATTGCTGCTAAAAATTTTTACTTACATCAATCGCAATAATGCAATAAAAAAGTCATCATGAAATTATCAGAATTTAGCTCTTACCTTCAGAAACTTGATGAAATTCTCTTTCAGTTGCCCGATGGCAGCCTGGTACCGAAACATTTTCATATAACAGAAATAGGAAAAATTCAGAAGGATTTTATTGACTGTGGAGGCAGCCTTCGCCATGAAAATAAGATCTCCTTTCAGCTGTTTTCAGCCGGAGATCATCATCACCGCCTGCGCCCAAAAAAACTTACTCACATCATTGAACTTGCTCAGGAAAAGCTGCAGTTACCCGATGCCGAGATCGAAGTAGAATATCAGGGTGAAAGTATCCTGAAGTATCAACTGCATTTTGACGGCCGCCGGTTTCTGCTGGTCCATACCCAAACCGACTGCCTGGCAAAGGACAAATGTGGTATTCCCACTGAAAAACCACGGGTAAAATTGTCTCAATTAGGCGCAACTACCTGTTGTATACCTAATGGAAACTGTTGCTAATAAATTTAAATGCATTCGATGAGTACCAGCCAATCTCTTTTTCCGCAGTTGGAAAATATTATTAAGAATCTGCAACCGGCAAACATTCCTGCTGAACGCAAAGAAATTTTACGACCACTTATAGATTTTATCAGCTTAAAAGTTGAAAATAAGCAAGAAGTGCGTCTTAATTTCATTTGCACTCACAATTCGAGAAGAAGTCATTTTTCTCAGGTATGGGCGCAAAGCCTTGCTTTTTATTTCGGAATAAAAAGCGTTGTTTGTTATTCGGGAGGCACTGAAAGCACCGCTCTTTTTCCGACGGTTGCCGAAATTTTAAGAAATTCAGGGTTTATAGTGTACAAGATATCAGAAGCAAAGAATCCTGTTTACGCGGTGAAATATGCCGAAAATGAGCATCCCGTCATAGGATTTTCCAAGAAATTCGACGATCCTTTTAATCCGCAATCTGGATTTGCCGCGGTGATGACCTGCTCTGGGGCAGAAAGCGAATGCCCTTTTATTCGGGGTGCTCAGGAAAGAATACCCATGTCTTTCGAAGACCCCAAAGCTTTTGATCATACTTCACGGCAGGCCGAAAAATACCAGGAAACGAATCTGCAGATAGCCACTGAATTATATTATGTATTTTCCAAAATCGGCTCTGGTGAAAACTAGAAGATTAAACTTCCTGGATCGAAATCTTACGTTCTGGATCTTTATCGCTATGGCAGCAGGGGTTGGAATTGGCTATTTTTTCCCTTCATTCCCTGATGCGATAAACTCATTTAACCGCGGAACCACTAATATTCCTATCGCTATCGGCCTTATCCTGATGATGTATCCACCACTGGCAAAGGTCAATTATTCTCTTCTGCCTAAAGTTTTTAGAAATAAAAAGATCCTGTTCACCTCACTCCTGCTCAACTGGATCATTGGCCCGATCTTAATGTTTCTGCTGGCTGTTATCTTTTTAAGAGATCATCCTGAATATATGGTCGGATTAATCCTTATAGGCCTTGCCCGTTGTATTGCCATGGTCCTGGTGGAATGACCTGGCGGAAGGCAGCAGCGAATATGGAGCCGGCCTGGTGGCTTTGAACAGTATTTTCCAGGTTTTCGCCTATAGCTTTTAGGCGTGGATTTTCATTACCATCCTGCCTCCGTATTTTGGTTTTGAGGGCGCGATCGTAAATATTTCAATCGGAACCATTGCCGAAAGCGTAGCGATTTATTTAGGAATACCTTTTTTAATGGGAATAGGGAGCCGATGGATCCTGGTAAATCTGAAAGGAGAAGACTGGTATAAGCAAAATTTTATTCCGAAGATATCGCCCATTACCCTCATTGCACTCCTTTTCACCATTGTAATGATGTTCTCTCTAAAAGGAGAATTGATCGTTGAAATTCCTATGGATATTTTGTTAATCGCCGTACCCCTGCTTATCTATTTCAGCCTGATGTTTTTAATCGGATTTTTCTTTTCCAGGGCCATGGGAGCCGAATACGATAAAACCGCTTCGGTGGCATTTACCGCTGCCGGAAATAATTTTGAACTGGCAATCGCCGTTGCCATCGCGGTATTCGGACTCAATTCGGGGCAGGCTTTCACCGGTGTCATTGGTCCGCTGGTAGAAGTTCCCGCATTGATCCTACTGGTGCGTGTTTCCTTCTGGTTAAGGAAAAAATATTTCAAAAAAGCGACTGCAAAAATTCAAGGATCAGGGAAAAAATAAAGACCATTTCAGTTGAGATAAAAGCATAAAAAAAGGGCCGTGACTATCATTTCAGAATTGACCCTTTCCTCTTTCTTAGCTTATTTATGATAAAACTATAAAAGTTTTTCCTTCAGATCATTAATTCTATTTAACTATAGCACTAAGAAATCGTTAATTATCGAATTCATTTTAAATAACTTAGCCCTCGTTTTCCTTTGAATAAAAGCTGAATTAAATCCGAAAAAGGAAAAGTCAGAAATTCCACTTAAATTTATAGCTGTTTTTCTGTGGTCTTACACAACACAGAAAAAGAAAAAATCTTTTCAGAAATCAATATAATTTTTTATGAAACGAATAATTTTAGCTCCGGCCATTGCGCTGGCACTTATCGTTGGTGCCTGCAATGATGGGGAGAAACAGGAGGCAAAAAAGACTGCTTCCAATGAAAACAATCCGCTTTTGCAAGCCAGTGAACTTCCTTATGGCACCGCCAATTTTGACGCAATTGAAGACAGCGATTTCCAGCCTGCCATGGAAAAAGGAATGGAAGAACAAATGGAAGAAATTGAAAAAATCGCTAATAATCCGGAACCGGCGACTTTTGAAAATACCCTGGTGGCAATGGAAAAAAGTGGCCAGACCCTTAATCGGGTTTCCGGAATCTTCAATTTACTGGCCAGTGCCAATACCAATCCAACTCTTCAGGAAATACAGGAAGAAGAAGCTCCAAAACTCGCTGCCCACCAGGATAAGATCTTTTTGAATGACAAATTATTTCAAAGGGTAAAAAGTCTTTATGAGAAACTTGACAGCCTTCAACTGGATAAAGAATCCAAGCGCCTGGTTGAATATTATTATCAGCGTTTTCAGCTTGCAGGGGCAAATCTCAACGAAGACGATAAAACAGCGCTTAAAAAGTTGAATGAGGAAGAAGCGAAATTAAGTGCGCAATTCACCAACCGCTTACTGGCAGCGACTAAAGAAAGTGCTTTTCTGGTAGATGACCTGACAAAACTCGCAGGACTTCCTGAAAATGAAGTACAGGCCGCAAGAGAAAATGCTGAAGACAATGGCTATAAGCAGAAATTTCTATTAACGCTACAAAATACCACCCAGCAACCCGCCCTTCAATCCCTTAAAAACAGGGAAACCCGAAAGGCTCTTTTTGAAAATTCATGGAATCGTGCCGAACATGGTGACAGCACAGACACGCGTAAAATTGTTGCCAGACTTGCAGAAATTAGGGCCGACCAGGCAAAATTATTAGGTTTCAAAAACTTTGCGGAATGGAAACTTCAGAATCAAATGGCCAAAAATCCTGAAAATGTAAAGGAATTTTTGAGTAAACTCGTTCCTGCCGCAAGAAAAAAAGTGAAAGCCGAAGCCGAAGAAATTCGTAAGATGATCAGTAAGGAAGGGGAAAATTTTGAATTGCAACCCTGGGACTGGAACTATTATTCTGAAAAAGTGCGCAAAGCAAAATATGATCTCGACGAAAGCCAGGTAAAACCTTATTTCGAACTGGATAATGTGGTTAAAAATGGCGTTTTCTATGCTGCTCATGAACTATACGGAATTAGTTTTAAAGAACGTACCGACCTTCCGGTATATCAGGAAGATGTAAAAGTCTATGAGGTTTTTGATGCCGACAGTTCTTCCATCGGACTTTTTTACACCGATTATTTTAAAAGAGATAATAAATCGGGTGGTGCCTGGATGGACAATATCGTTGGTCAGTCAAAATTACTCGATACCAAACCGGTGGTTTACAATGTTACCAATTTTACCAAGCCCGCACCGGGGCAGCCCGCATTGATCAGTTTTGATGACGTTTCCACTTTGTTCCATGAATTTGGACATGCTTTACACGGCCTTTTTGCCAGTCAGCAATATCCTTCTCTTTCCGGGACCAACACTGCACGAGATTTTGTAGAGTTCCCTTCACAGTTCAATGAGCATTGGGCCACATATCCGAAGGTTTTCAAGAATTACGCGAAACATTACAAAACCGGCGAGCTCATGCCGCAGGAACTAGTTGATAAGATTAAGAAATCTTCCACTTTTAACCAGGGATATTCCCTAACCGAACTATTGGCTGCAGCTTCACTTGATATGCAATGGCATACCATTGCCGCTTCAGATTCTATTAAAAATGTAGATGAATTTGAAAAAGAAGCGCTGAAAAGAACCAATTTAGCACTGGAAGTTGTTCCACCACGTTACCGCTCCAGCTATTTCCTTCATATATGGGGAAATGGTTATGCCGCGGGATATTACGCTTATTTATGGACAGAAATGCTGAATGATGATGCCTATACCTGGTTCGAGGAACACGGCGGACTTACTCGCGAAAACGGGGACCGCTTCAGAAAAATGATCCTTTCAAAAGGAAACACCGAAGATTACGCCGAAATGTTCCTCAATTTCAGGGGTCATGAACCTGATATCACTCCAATGCTTACAAACAGGGGATTGATCAAGATCTAATTATTGATTATTCTTATTTTTTATTACAAAACCCCGTGCAGGCTGCGCGGGTTTTTTTTTATGGTTTTCCGTCCCTTAAAGCCAGTGTGCCGCAATGCAGGGAAATAAAACGACCAAAGCATTCTCTTTCTTTTTCTTTGCCTCCTTAACTCGTTCACTTCTTCCCTGCGTCACTCCTTTACTGCGTCACTCTTTAACCAACCAAAGATTGCTTCTCTTCCGCCTTAGGCGAAGGATCGCAATGACGGCGAAAAAATAATCCCCTTACCTCTTTAACTCGTTCACTGCTTCACTCCTTCACTCCTAAAGAATATAATCAGTACTCACAAAATTGGAGCTTTTGCTATCGAGAAGTTTCCGAAGGATCTCATTATTATAGGCTTTATCCTTGCTTGCCACAAAAGTCCGAATCGAGAAAGAACGAAGCGCGTCATGTACGCTTAAAGTTCCCACGGCAGAATCTTTCCTTCCGGTAAAAGGAAAAACATCGGGACCCCGCTGACAGGAGCTGTTAAGGTTTACCCTACAAACCAGGTTCACCAGCGTATCGATAAGTGGAGCAAGTTCTTTGATATCGTTTCCGAAAAGGCTTACCTGCTGACCATAATTTGAATCGGCAATTTCATCGAGCAGGTCTTCAATAGAATTAAAAGGCTTTACAGGAATTACCGGACCAAACTGTTCTTCCTCATAAACCCGCATATCATCGGTAACCGGGAACAGAACAGCGGGAAAAATATAATTATCGGTAGTTTCTCCTCCCCGTTCATTAATGATCTGGGCACCTTTAAATTTAGCGTCATCTATAAGTTCTTGGATATAGGCAGGTTTTCCGGGTTCGGGAAGCGGAGTAAGCATTACTCCGTCTTCCCAGGGATTTCCGAATTTTAATTCATCTACGCGTTTGGCAAAACGCTTCAAAAATTCTTCCCTGATATCATCATGTACATATAGCATTTTTAGCGCCGTACATCGCTGGCCATTGAAAGAAAGGGTTCCCGAGATACATTCCTCTACAGTGAGATCAAGGTCGGCATCGGGTAAAATGATCCCCGGATTCTTAGCCTCCAGGCCGAGAACAAGACGCAATCTGTTTTTATAGGGATGCTGATCCTGTAATGCTATCGCCGATTTACTGTTTCCAATAAGTGCCAGCACATCTATCCTGCCGGTTTGCATAATTGGTGCGGCCACCTCTCTACCTCTTCCGTAGATCACATTCACCACTCCTTTTGGAAAAGAACTTCGGAAAGCCTCCAGCAAGGGAGACAGTAAAAGAACCCCGTGTTTGGCGGGTTTAAAAACCACGGTATTTCCCATCATCAGCGCCGGTATCAGCAAAGCAAAAGTTTCATTCAGCGGATAGTTGTATGGGCCAAGACACAACACCACTCCAAGTGGTCCACGGCGAATATGGGCATAAACCCCTTCCTTTTTATGAAATTTCGCGCTGTCGTGATCCAATTGCTTGTAATCTTCAATGGTATCGATTATATATTCAACCGTTCGGTCAAATTCCTTGCGGGAATCGGGTAAAGATTTGCCAATTTCCCACATGATATATTTCACGACCAGCTCCCGTTGTTCCTTCATTTTAGAAACAAAAGCTTCCATACACGCAATCCTGTCGGCTACTTTCATGGTTGGCCAGTCGCCCTGACCTTTGGCATAGGCATCACAGGCGGACTTCAGGACTTCCAGCGCGGTTTCCTTATCCATGTGCGGAACCGTTCCCAGTTTGGTAGGTTTATAATCTTCAGAAGAAGAGATCGTGGAAAAAACCTCATCGGTTTTTCCTTCCCATTTGATAAGCTCACCATTAGAAAGATAGGTTTGCTGATGCAATAACTCCTTTA
This genomic interval carries:
- a CDS encoding L,D-transpeptidase; this translates as MAMRIDKFLYFLMAGIGFLLAGCNPNPKITDSMVDSSARVRNPIIKTEAKLYRPEIKYHLDSLESAAAIDSLFSSYSQDELENILALNRIDKNRLRIGQKLIIPDCAASNFNSYSPFPQYLPEIACVPKSVLIAQRIQAFALYENGYLLRWGPVSTGKGSTQTPSGLNYGNYKAKRKISTIDPSWIMPYYFNFMNKEGIGTHEYSLPGYPASHGCVRMRQADAKFIYDWAEMWQLEEGRIQKNGTPFIVFGKYDFSADKPWYDLASDMKANDLNDTEIDSLREYLNSYQNDPRNFPNPEPGESLLASSANDTISVN
- a CDS encoding NAD(P)H-dependent oxidoreductase gives rise to the protein MSNLRALKWRYATKKFDRDKMLPAEKLDVLKHTFNLTATSYGLQPLKMIVISNKAIQKKLKDFSFGQKQIDTASHVLVICIEKEVGEQFIKDYFNRVKHVRETPEEILGPFQDFLVNDFKAKAKEEIEAWAVNQAYLALGTLLTVCATEEIDACPMEGFEPEKYDEFLKLDEKNLQSVLVLPVGYRAKDDMFSSMKKVRRPLEEVIIEID
- a CDS encoding ArsR/SmtB family transcription factor; this translates as MGVTKTDLFTDQQNEFARMAKALAHPARVAIIQHLLKASQCINGHLVDKLGLAQATISQHLKELKDAGLVQGTIEGVSVNYCIHPENWKKAGKLFVGLFEQYKEIPKSDCC
- a CDS encoding phage holin family protein; amino-acid sequence: MLQWIAHILVDAIVLLIMARLLSSVELKGFKSAVIVAFIIGILSFLLSWLLTAILNFATLGIFYFLGIGFVTRVIAYAIIIEIADKISSDFKIHGFWSSVWLAIIMSIFSGLVDAILFQSATL
- a CDS encoding HAD family hydrolase, whose amino-acid sequence is MIKLIVTDMDGTLLNDKHQLPPGFWEAEKKLTDNGILFSIASGRQFYNLEMTVERIKDRTMFFAENGTYVYHKGKELYVNPLEREAAMGFIKMGRKLEHTNLVLCGKESAYVESDDKEFIAEVSQFYERLKIVKDLTNVNDTILKVTLCNFNGVEDNTYPHFVNYTDRYKVAVAAKVYIDITALDANKGNAIKGVQQELGISPDETLVFGDYLNDLEMMKVATHSYAMKNAHRDIKDVSKHITEFDNNENGVLKTIEALGLLDG
- a CDS encoding DUF6428 family protein: MKLSEFSSYLQKLDEILFQLPDGSLVPKHFHITEIGKIQKDFIDCGGSLRHENKISFQLFSAGDHHHRLRPKKLTHIIELAQEKLQLPDAEIEVEYQGESILKYQLHFDGRRFLLVHTQTDCLAKDKCGIPTEKPRVKLSQLGATTCCIPNGNCC
- a CDS encoding Gfo/Idh/MocA family protein yields the protein MDNRRTFLKKSGLFLTASLLPFPYYKFRRSSEKLGVALLGLGNYSTGLLAPALQQTENCELRGIITGSPEKIPLWQKKYGIKDRNVYNYENMHQLANNEEIDVVYVVTPNSLHPKYAVIAANAGKHIWCEKPMARTSRGCREIIEACNKNNRKLSIGYRMQHEKNTKQIMEWAKTKPYGSIQKLTADAGFYGGSNLTPWRLEKEMGGGAIYDMGVYCINGARYSTNLEPVALSATQSTTRPNMFDEVDETTKFTLEFPNGITAHCKTSFGENINRLEVTCENGWYYLDPMQSYSGVQGKTSDGKILRPMQKMQQAVQMDDDALAILNGKPVMVPSEEGLKDVIIVEKINESAAKGGKRMLL
- the ribB gene encoding 3,4-dihydroxy-2-butanone-4-phosphate synthase, which encodes MAQATKNQYSVKLDSIQEAIDDIREGKVIIVVDDVDRENEGDFLAAAEKVTPEMINFMATHGRGLICAPITEPRCDELKLEMMVGNNTDPMETAFTISVDLRGKGVTTGISAADRAKTIKSLIDSETKPYDLNRPGHIFPLKAKEGGVLRRTGHTEAAIDFARLAGFAPAGVIVEIMNEDGTMARLPQLIEVARKFDLKIVSIEDLIAYRMQHDSLIEKKEDFEVKTRFGEFRLRAYRQTTNSQIHIALTKGNWKPNEEVLVRVNSTQVNNDILGTLTNDADKKLDSMFRAINEEGRGAIVFINPESQSQNLLHRLSQLKENQKQGELKAPPVQMDNKDFGIGAQILHDLEIHKIRLLSNSRQKKRVGMIGYGLEITDYVTY
- a CDS encoding SanA/YdcF family protein; translation: MKRLKKFILSFVIGLVLVIFAVLAVETIFVRQTAPLIYNDITEVPSANTVIILGASVHANGRLSPILKDRVDTAIRLYEAGKVKNFLVTGDHRSDDYNEVAAMVNYLEERGIPGSDITADHAGLDTYDSMYRAGKLFGVKNAIVVTQRFHLPRALYIASHLGLNYNGFVANQHAYTTDNRLKQREKLANFKALWEVAIHKEPTTLAPRLQKDENE